A region from the Pelobates fuscus isolate aPelFus1 chromosome 1, aPelFus1.pri, whole genome shotgun sequence genome encodes:
- the LOC134586054 gene encoding olfactory receptor 6C65-like produces the protein MANHSGVLDFEIIGFPGLNPKFEILVSSVLFSVYIMSLVANGTVIILTVNKKNLHQPMYAFIGNLALSDLLFDTITLPKIIAKYWCGDGLISFPGCITQLFFVHFFGIVDSFIIMLMALDRYVAICKPLIYCSIMTNKVTAILCYIFWFLAAVLNFYNPYMIAQFNFCGNTIKNCYCVSIVMYSLSCTDISTVLQVSFTIAMFVLLVPLSFIIASYIIIIKTIYSSSRSDSWQKAFYTCTTHLLVISLYYLPRVSVYLCNLFRVAINADLNILILCLYTYIPHLASPIIYCLRTEEILKTLHRFTKRENYFRGKLKPRVGFTRQVAAF, from the coding sequence ATGGCTAATCATTCAGGGGTTTTAGATTTTGAAATTATCGGTTTTCCAGGACTTAATCCGAAGTTTGAGATTCTGGTTTCATCAGTCTTATTTTCGGTCTATATCATGTCATTGGTTGCAAATGGAACAGTAATCATCTTGACCGTCAATAAGAAAAATCTACACCAACCAATGTATGCATTTATTGGAAATCTCGCTCTTTCCGACCTGCTCTTCGACACCATCACCTTGCCAAAAATCATTGCCAAATATTGGTGCGGAGATGGGTTAATATCCTTCCCTGGATGCATCACTCAGTTGTTTTTTGTCCATTTCTTTGGCATTGTTGATTCTTTCATCATCATGCTGATGGCTTTGGATCGCTATGTCGCAATTTGCAAACCTCTGATATATTGCTCGATAATGACCAATAAAGTTACGGCCATTCTATGCTATATCTTCTGGTTTCTAGCAGCTGTTTTGAACTTCTATAACCCTTATATGATTGCTCAGTTTAATTTCTGTGGCAATACAATTAAAAACTGCTACTGTGTGAGTATCGTGATGTACAGCTTGTCATGCACAGATATCTCCACTGTTTTGCAAGTATCCTTCACTATTGCCATGTTTGTGCTTTTGGTTCCCTTGTCATTCATCATTGCCTCGTACATCATTATTATAAAGACAATTTACTCATCATCTCGATCGGACAGCTGGCAGAAGGCATTTTACACTTGCACAACTCACTTGTTAGTCATAAGTCTGTACTATCTTCCACGTGTGTCTGTTTATTTGTGTAATCTGTTCCGTGTGGCTATTAATGCTGACTTGAATATTTTAATCCTTTGTCTTTATACTTACATTCCTCATTTAGCAAGCCCCATCATATATTGTCTCCGGACAGAAGAAATTCTAAAGACTCTTCATCGTTTCACAAAAAGAGAGAACTATTTCCGAGGTAAACTCAAGCCCAGGGTTGGATTTACCCGTCAGGTGGCAGCGTTCTAA